The genomic segment CGGAACCCGGAATCCGGAATCGACGCCGGACCGCTACCGTCCGGACCTCTCGCGCCCGGCCGCCCGCCCGCCGGGCCCGGCCCGCCGCAGGGGGCTGCGGAGCCGCCGGCGGGCCGGAGGGGGTACGTTCGGCGCTGGCAGCCACTGCACGGATGCACGGATGCACGGACACACGCATGCGCCGATGGGCAGAAGCACAGAAGCGCGACGGCACCCGGGAGAAGGAGCGACACGTGAGCGGCACGGCGATGGTGCGAGCGGCGGCCGGCGGGCACGACCCGTACGGAACGGCGCGGCTGCGACGCGGTGTGCTGGACGCCTGGGCCGCCTCGCCCGCGCGGTTCCGCGAGGACGCCAACGCCGAGGAGGACCTGGCGCTCGGCGGCTACCGCGACCGGCTCGTCGTCGAACTCGCCCAGAACGCGGCCGACGCGGCCGCCCGCACCGGCGTCCCCGGCCGGCTCCGCCTCACCGTGCACGCGGCCGAGGGCGACAGCCCCGCCGTCCTGGCCGCCGCCAACACCGGGGCCCCGCTCGACGCCGCCGGCGTCGAGTCGCTGGCCACCCTGCGCGCCTCCGCCAAGCGCGACGAGTGGCGGGAGGGGGAGGGCACCCCGTCCGTCGGCCGCTTCGGCGTCGGCTTCGCCGCCGTCCTGGCCGTGAGCGACGAGCCCGCCGTGATCAGCCGCGGCGGAAGCGTCCGGTGGTCCCTCGCCGAGGCGCGCGACCTGGCGGCCGAGGCGGCGGGCGGCAGCCCCGGCCTGGCCGACGAGCTGCGCCGGCGCGACGGCCACGTCCCGCTGCTGCGCCTGCCGCTGCCCGCCGAGGGCTCCGCGCCCGTCGGCTACGACACGGCCGTCGTGCTGCCCCTGCGCGACGGCGCGGCCGAGGACCTGGCGGAGCGCCTCCTCGCCGGAGTCGACGACGCGCTGCTGCTGACGCTCCCCGGCCTCGACGAGATCGTCATCGAGATCCCCGGCGAGGACGCGCGGACCCTGACGCGCCGCCAGGACGGCCCGTACACCGTCGTCGAGGACAGCGCGCGCGGCACCACCCGCTGGCGCACCGCCTCCTCCGGGGGCCGGCTGGAGCCCGCACTGCTCGCCGACCGCCCGGTGGAGGAGCGGCTGCGCCCCTTCTGGTCGGTCACCTGGGCCGTCCCCGTCGACGCCGAGGGCGCCCCGGCCCGGCCCGCCACGGCGTCCGTGGTGCACGCGCCCACCCCGACCGAGGAACCGCTGGGCCTGCCCGCGCTGCTCGTCGGCTCCTTCCCGCTGGAGCCCACCCGCCGGCACACCGCGCCCGGCCCGCTCACCGACTTCCTGACGGCCCGCGCCGCCGAGACGTACACGGAGCTGCTCCGCGCCTGGCAGCCGCTCTCCACCGGCACGATCGACCTGGTGCCCGGCCCGCTCGGCAAGGGCGGGCTGGACGGGCGGCTGCGCGCCGAGGTGCTGCGGCTGCTGCCGCGGGTGCCGTTCCTGGCGGGCGCGGGCACGGCGGTTGAGGGGGCGGAAGAGCCGGGCGCGGACGGGGAGTTGGAGACGTTCCCGGGCTTCGGTGGCGGCGGCGCCGGCCCGGGAGCGCGCACGTCCGCCGGAGCGCCGGGGGGAGCGGACACCGCCGCGACGGGCCCCTCCGCGACCGGCACCGGCGCCGAAGCGGCCGGGGGCCCGCGTCCCGTGCGGCTCCGTCCCGTCGACGCCGAGATCGTCGAGGGCGCCGGGTCCGAGACCGTGCAGGTGCTCGCCGAACTGTTCCCGGGCCTGCTCCCCGCCGGCCTGGAGCGCCGCCCCGAGCTGCGCAGCCTGGGCGTGGTGCGGGTGCCGCTCGGCGAGGCCGTCGACCGGCTCGCGGGCGTCGAGCGCTCCCCGTCCTGGTGGCGGCGGCTCTACGACAGCCTGGCCGGCACCGACCCGGAGCGGCTCAGCGGCCTTCCCGTACCGCTCGCCGACGGCCGGACCACCATCGGCCCGCGCCAGGTCCTGCTGCCGCTGCCGGGCGAGGAGCACGGCGCGGACGGAGGCACGGAGCGAGCCGGCACGGAGCGAGCCGGCACGGACGCCACCACCGGGGAGCGGCGGGACCGGGCCGCGGCCCCCAGCGCCGCCACCCTCGCCCGCCTCGGCCTGAAGGTCGCCCACCCCGACGCAGCCCATCCGCTGCTGGAGAAGCTGGGCGCCCTCCCCGCCTCGCCCCGCGCCGTCCTGACGACCCCTCAGGTGCGGGCGGCCGTCGCCGCGTCCCTCGACAGCGAGGACGTCTGGGACGAGGACACCCTCGACGCCGAGGAACTGGCGGAGGCCGTGCTCGGTCTCGTCAGCGAGGCGGGGATCGCTCCGGACGACGAGCCCTGGCTCGGCGCCCTCGCCCTCCCCGACGAGGAGGGCGAGCTCGCCCCGGCCGGTGAACTGGTCTTCCCCGGAAGCGACTTCGAGCAGGTCATCCGCGAGGGCGAACTCGCCGCCTGCGACGCCGGCCTCGCCGGGCGCTGGGGCGCCGAGACCCTGGCGGCCGTCGGCGTGCAGTCGACCTTCGCCCTCGTCCGCGCCACCGACGTGGTCCTCGACCCGGACGAGTTCGAACCGCGCGACAGCGACTACGCCGAGCCCGACGACGCCGGGCTCCTCGACTCCGTCGACGTCTGGTGCGAGGACGTCCTCGACCAGCTCCCCGACAGCCCCGTGCCGCCCGTCGCCACCGAGATCACGGCCGTGCGCGACCTGGACCTCGTCGACGACGACGCCTGGCCCCGTGCCCTCGCCCTGCTCGCCCGGCCGCCGCTGCGCGACGCGCTGACCCAGCCCGTGCGCGTCCTGCTCCCGGACGGCACCACCGAGACCGTCCGCCCGTACACCGCCTGGTGGCTGCGCGGGCACCCGGTGCTCGACGGCCGCCGTCCCGCCGGACTGCGCGCGGCGGGCGGTGACCCGCTGCTGGCCGGGCTCTACGAGGCCGCCGACGCGACCGGCTTCGAGGACGAGCAGGTGCTGCGCGCCCTGGGCGTACGGACCTCCGTGGCCGCGCTCCTGGACGAGCCCGGCGGCGCCGCCGAACTGCTGAACCGGCTGGCCGACCCCGAACGCCCCGTCCGGGCACGGCAGTTGCACGGCCTCTACAACGCCCTGGCCGTCCTCGACCCCGAACAGGTGACCCTGCCCGACGAACTCCGGGCGGTCGTCGGCGCGGCGGGCGACGTACGGGTCGTGGACGCCGCCGACGCCCTGATCGCCGACGCCCCCGATCTGCTGCCCCTGGCCGAGGACCGCCCGCTGGTCCCGGTGAGCCCGGCGCGGGCGGCGGACCTGGCGGAGCTGCTCCAGGTGCGGCGGCTGAGCGAGGCGTACCCGGCCCCGGTCGCGGACCCGGACGCGGGCGAGGTCCGCGAGGTCCCGGAGGCGGTCCGCGTCCTGCTGGGCCCGGGCACCCCCGAGGCGTACACCGAGTACGAGGAACTGTTCGTCCGCGCCGGAGCGGACGGCACGGGCGGGAAGGATACGGCGGGGCTGGTGGAGGTCGACTGGCGCCGCACCCCCGACGGCGTGGTGCACGCCGCGACCGTGGAGGGCGTGGCCGCGGGCCTGGCCTGGGCGGCGGGCCAGTGGCCCCGCCGCTTCGAGGTCGCGGCCCTGCTGGAGGACCTGTCCCGCACGGAGGAACTGGCCCGGGACCGCTGGTTCGACTGAGCCGCGCCGAGTCGGCGGGGCGTGCGCCACTCCGCCGGCTCACCCCGCCGCCCCGCCGACTTACGGCGCCCACCACCGCCCCACCGGATCGCGTCCGCTCAGGCCGGGAAGCGCCGGCCGACCCAGCGCCAGCTCAGCTCCATCAGTACCGCCGCGGCCGCCGCGATGCCCACCGCCGTCCACGGCATCACCGTCCCCACCAGACGCAGCGCGAAGAAGTGCTGCAGCATCGGTGTGACGATCACGACCAGGAAGGCGGACGCCATGGTGGCGACCAGCCCGATCCGCCACCACGTGTAGGGGCGGGCCACGATCGCCAGCACCGACATCGCGATCAGGAACAGCGTCAGCGTCGCCGCGCTCGTCTCGGCGGCCAGCGCCCCCGGCCCCGTGTAGTGGTGCCGGGCCAGCAGGTACGAGGTGAACGTCGCCGCCCCCGCGATGAGGCCGGCCGGGACGGCGTACCGCATCACCCGCCGGACGAAGTGCGGTTGCGCCCGCTCCTTGTTGGGGGCGAGGGCCAGGAAGAAGGCCGGGATGCCGATGGTGAGTGACGAGATCAGCGTCAGATGCCGGGGCAGGAACGGGTACGGCACCTGGGAGCTCACCACCAGGACCGCCAGCAGCACCGAGTAGACCGTCTTCGTCAGGAAGAGGGTCGCCACGCGCGTGATGTTGCCGATCACCCGCCGCCCCTCGGCGACCACCGACGGCAGGGTGGCGAAGCTGTTGTTGAGCAGCACGATCTGGGCGACGGCCCGGGTGGCCTCCGAGCCGGAGCCCATGGAGACGCCGATGTCGGCGTCCTTCAGGGCCAGGACGTCGTTCACGCCGTCACCCGTCATGGCCACGGTGTGGCCGCGGGACTGCAGGGCGCCCACCATGTCCCGCTTCTGCTGCGGCGTGACGCGCCCGAAGACCGCGCCCTTCTCCAGCACCTCCGCCATGTCCTCCCGGTCCTCCGGCAGGCGGCGGGCGTCGACCGTGGTCTCCGCGCCCGGGAGGCCGAGCTTGCCCGCGACCGCGCCCACGGACACGGCGTTGTCACCGGAGATGACCTTGGCGGCGACGTCCTGCTCCGCGAAGTACCGCAAGGTGTCCCGGGCGTCGGGACGCAGCCACTGTTCGAGGACGACCAGGGCGACGGGGTGCGCGCCGCGGCCCGCCTCCGGGTCGAGCAGCGGCTGCCCAGTGCGGGCGAGCAGCAGCACGCGCAGCCCCTGCGTGTTGAGCTCGTCCACCGAGGCCAGCGCCGGATCACCGGCGGGCAGCAGCACGTCCGGCGCGCCCAGCAGCCAGGTGGTGGTGGCGCCGTCGGTGTCGGTGAGCGCCGCGCCGCAGTACTTGCGGGCGGAGGAGAACGGCAGCGTCTCGGTGTGCCGCCAGCCGTCCGGGGCGGGGCAGTGCCGGCCGACGGCCTGCAGGCTGGCGTTGGGCCGCGGGTCGCAGGCGCCGAGCGTGCCGAGGACGTGCCGCACCCGCTCCTCGCCGCTGCCGTCGAGGACGCGGATGCCGGTGACGTCCATGCCGCCCTCGGTGAGGGTGCCGGTCTTGTCCAGGCAGACGACGTCCACCCGGGCCAGCCCCTCGATGGCCGGCAGCTCCTGCACCAGGCACTGCTTGCGGCCCAGCCGTATGACACCGATCGCGAAGGCCACCGAGGTCAGCAGCACCAGGCCCTCGGGGACCATCGGCACGATGCCGCCGACCATGCGGCGGACCGCCTCCCGCCAGTCGTGGTCCTGCACGAAGAGCTGGCTGACGACGAGCCCGATCGCGGCCGGGATCAGCATGTACGTGATGTATTTGAGGATCTGGCTGATGCCGCTCCGCAGCTCGGAGTGGACGAGGGTGAACCGCGAAGCCTCCTCGGCCAGTTGGGCCGCGTAGGCCTCCCGGCCGACCTTGGTGGCGGTGAAGGCGCCGGTGCCCGCGACCACGAAGCTGCCGGACATCACCGGGTCGCCGGGGCGCTTGAGGACGGGGTCGGCCTCGCCGGTGAGCAGCGACTCGTCGATCTCCAGCCCGTCCGCCTCGGCGACCTCGCCGTCGACGGGGCACTTGTCGCCGGGGCCGATCTCGACCAGATCCCCGAGGACGATGTCACCCGTCCGCACCTCGGCGGAGTGGCCGTCGCGCCGGACGACCGGCCGGGCCTCGCTGATCACGGCGAGGTTGTCCAGGGTCTTCTTGGCGCGCAGTTCCTGGATGATGCCGATGGCGGTGTTGGCGATGATGACGAAGCCGAACAGGCCGTCCTGGATCGGGCCGACGATCAGGATGATCAGGAAGAGCACGCCGATGATCGCGTTGAAGCGCGTGAAGACGTTGGCCCGGACGATGTCGGCGGTCGAGCGCGAGGACCGCACCGGAACGTCGTTGACCTCGCCCGCCGCGATCCGCGCCGCCACCTCGGCGGCGGTCAGGCCGGGCAGCCCGGCGGGCGAGGCCGGGCCGGCGGGCGAGGCGGGAGGGGACGCGGTGGGTGCGGGTGCGGGCACCTGCGCGGTGCGCGCCGCGGTTCCGGCGGGAGGAGCCGGGGCGGCGGGGGCGGCGGTCCCCGGCTCCGGCTCTCCGATGTCGGTGGGGGAGCGATGCGTCATGCGGAAGACGGTACGGGGGCGAACGGCTCCCGCGCCGCCGGGTCACCGGGAATCGGGGGAACCTCCGGGCTCCGCGCCGCCGGGGTCCTCCTCCGCCGTGCGGCGGAGGGCGGCCTCGCGGCCACGGACGTAGTGGATGCCGTAGAGGCCGAGCCCGCCCCCGGCGAGGCAGGTCCACAGCCACCACAGCAGCCCCTGTCCCTCGAACCAGCGGTAGAAGGGGATCTGGACCAGGAACATCACGAACCACAGGACGGTGCCGCCGGTCACGACGGCGACGACGTTCCCCTCCAGCGGCTCCGGTGCCTCCCGTGTGGGAGTCCACTTGCCCATCGTTCCCCGTTCCTGCTGACTGCTGCGGTGTCGTTGTCCTGCCGGCCGCCGACGAGCTTCTGCGCTTCCGCCGCCGGTGGTGTGGCGCCGGTGTGCGGCGCCGGTGGTGCGGCGCCGGTCAGTCTATGCGGCCGCCGACGGCGGTTCCGGGACGGCCGCCCCGGGCGTTCTACGCGCGAAGATTGGCTATCCGAAGCTTATGTATTCATACTGAATCGGTCCGGAGTTGACTCGTTTCTTTCGTAGCTTCACCCAACCCGGCCTCCCGCTCGTCAACGGTCCTGCCCGGCCGGCCGACCGCGCCGCCACAGACCCCGTCCTCCCCCTGAGGTCCTGTCATGCCTTCCCCGGCCACCACCCCGGTCGACCAGCAGCCGCCCGCGCGACCCGCAAACGGCCTCGACCGCTTCTTCAAGCTCTCCGAGCGCGGAACCGGTGTCTCCCGCGAGATCCGGGGCGGCCTGGCGACCTTCTTCGCCATGGCCTACATCGTCGTACTGAACCCGATCATCCTGGGGTCCGGCACGGACAAGTTCGGGCATCAGCTGGACGCCGGGCAGCTCGTCACCGCCACCGCGCTGATCGCCGGCCTGACCACGATCCTGATGGGCCTCATCGGCAACGTCCCGATCGCCCTCGCCGCCGGCCTGGGCATCAACGCGGTGGTCTCCCTCCAGCTCGCACCCGTCATGAGCTGGCCGGACGCGATGGGCATGGTGGTCCTCGCGGGTCTGGTGCTGATGATCCTCGTCGCCTCCGGTCTGCGGCAGCGGGTCCTGGACGCCATCCCGAACGGTCTGCGCCGGTCGATCGCGATCGGCATCGGCCTCTTCATCACCCTCATCGGTCTGGTGGACGCCGGTTTCGTCACCCGTAACCCGGACGACGCCCACACCACCGTGCCGCTCGGCCTCGGTGTCGGCGGACGGCTGGAGGGCTGGCCGGTACTGGTCTTCGTGCTCGGCCTCGCGCTGACGTTCGTCCTGGTCATCCGCCGCACCAAGGGCGCGATCCTGCTGAGCATCGCCGCGATGACGGTCCTCGCCCTGATCATCAACGCCGTCGCCGACATACCGAAGGGCGCCTGGGGCCTCACCGCGCCCGAGCTGCCCGACTCCGTCGTGAGCACCCCCGACTTCGGGCTGATCGGCGAGGTGAGCCTCTTCGGCGGCTTCTCGGAGGTCGGCGTGCTCACCGGCTCGCTCTTCGTCTTCACCGTGCTGCTGTCCGGCTTCTTCGACGCGATGGGCACCATCATCGGCGTCTCCGAGGAGGCGAAGCTCACCAGCAAGGACGGCCAGGTCCCGCGGATGGGCCGGATCCTGATGGTGGACGGAGCGGCCGTCGCGGCGGGCGGCTTCGGCTCCGCCTCGGCCAACACCTGCTTTGTGGAGTCCACCGCGGGCGTCGGCGAGGGCGCCCGCACGGGGCTCGCCAACCTCGTGACCGGCGGCCTCTTCCTGCTGGCCCTGGTCTTCACCCCGCTCGCGCTGATCGTGCCGTCCCAGGCGGCCACTCCGGCGCTGGTCGTCGTCGGCTTCCTGATCATGATGGCCAACATCCGCTCCATCGAGTGGGACGACCCCACCATCGCGGCCCCCGCCTTCCTGACGATGATCGCGATGCCGTTCACCTACAGCATCACCAACGGCATCGGCCTCGGCGTGCTGGCGTTCATCCTGCTGCGGGCGGCCACCGGCAAGTTCCGCACCGTGCCGTGGCTGCTCAACGTCGTCGGCCTGTGCTTCCTCGTCTACTTCCTGCTCAGCCCCATCGAGCAGGCCCTCGGCATCGGCTGACACCCCGGCCGACCGGGCCGGTCCGCGACCCCGCCGCTCCGGCAGCCGGCCTCCCCGGCCCGGCGCGGCCCGCGCCCCGGCTCCCCAGCGCCCGGAACCACGAGTTCCGGGCGCTGTGGCGTTCCCGGGGGAGGGTGCGCGGCACACTGCCGTCAGCCATTCGGCGGAGCATCTGTTGGCTTCCTCACCCCGGCTGTATTTAGCTAGGGTAATGAGTTACGCTAACAAACATGTCGGATCTGTCCCTCGGCGACGACGCGGTCGCCGTGAACTCCCTGCGCTCCGGCGTGATGCGCCTCTCCCGCAGACTCAAGCACCAGCGGGTCGACGAGTCGCTCAGCCCCACCGAGATGTCCGTCCTCGGCACGCTCGCCCGCTGCGGCAGCGCCACCCCCGGCGAACTGGCCCGCAAGGAGCACGTACAGCCGCCGTCGATGACCCGCATCGTGGCCCTGCTCGAAGCCAAGGGACTCGTCCGGCTGGAGCCCCATCCGGACGACCGCCGCCAGAAGGTGGTCACCCGGACCGAACGGGCCGAGTCGATGCTGGAGGAGAGCCGCCGCAAGCGCAACGCCTGGCTGGCCGAGCTCTGCGAGGGCCTCACCGACGAGGAATGGGCCACACTCCGCGCGGCCGCGCCCGTCCTGGAGAAGCTCGCCGAGACCTAGTGCCGCACGGTCCCGGCCCGCCGAGGCCCACGGCATCCGCCCGGAAGCCCGGAAGCCCGGAAGCCCCCGGACGCACGGGGACCCGCCGGGGACGGCCGCACGTGACCGAGGACCGCCGAGGACCGCCGAAGACCTGCTGAAGACCGCTGAGGAGGCGACGCAGTTTGAGTACGGGACCCGGAGCACACTCCGCACCCGTTCCCGACCCCGACCCCACCCCCGAGCCCGACCCCGCCGCCGCACCCGCGAACGGTGCCGCCGAACGGCGAGGCATGTTCAGCTCGCTGCGCATCCGCAACTACCGGCTCTTCGCCGGCGGCCAGATGGTGTCCAACACCGGCACCTGGATGCAGCGCATCGCCCAGGACTGGCTGGTCCTCACCCTCACCGGCTCCTCCGCGGCCGTCGGCATCACCACCGCCCTGCAGTTCCTGCCCATGCTGCTGCTGGGCCTCTACGGCGGTGTGATCGCCGACCGGCTCCCCAAGCGGCGGCTGCTCCTGGTGACCCAGAGCGCCATGGGCCTCACCGGCCTGGCTCTCGCCGCCCTGACCCTCTCCGGGCACGTCCAGGTGTGGCACGTCTATCTCATGGCCCTGCTGCTCGGGCTGGCCACCGTCGTCGACAACCCGGCCCGGCAGGCCTTCGTCGCCGAGATGGTCGGGCCGCGCGATCTCCGCAACGCCGTCAGCCTCAACTCGGCCAACTTCCAGTCCGCCCGGCTCGTCGGCCCCGCCGTCGCCGGTGTGCTGATCAGCGCCGTGGGCAGCGGCTGGGCCTTCCTGGCCAACGGACTGTCCTTCCTCGCGCCCATAGCCGCGCTGCTGCTCATGCGCCGGGACGACCTCCACGAGGTCGAGCCCGCCCCCCGCGGCAAGGGCCAGCTCCGGGACGGGCTGCGCCATGTCGCCGGGCGCCCCGAACTCCTCTGGCCGATCGTCCTCGTCGGCTTCATCGGCACCTTCGGCTTCAACTTCCCGATCTGGCTGACCGCCTTCGTCGACGAGGTCTTCCACGGCGACGCCGGCACCTACGGCCTGCTCAACACCCTGATGGCCGCCGGTTCCCTGGCCGGCGCCCTGCTCGCCGCCCGCCGCGGCACCTCGCGGCTGCGGCTGCTGGTCGGCGCGGCGCTCCTCTTCGGCCTGCTGGAGATCACCGCGGCCGCGGCCCCCGTCTTCTGGCTCTTCGCGCTGCTGCTGGTGCCGATCGGCATGTTCGGCATGACGATCAACGTCACCGCCAACTCCACCGTGCAGCTCGCGGCCGACCCGGCCATGCGGGGCCGGGTGATGAGCCTGTACATGATGGTCTTCATGGGCGGTACGCCCCTGGGAGCCCCGCTCGTCGGCTGGATCACCGACGCCTACGGAGCGCGCATCGGCTTCCTCGCGGGCGGCCTGATCTCCGCCGGCGCGGCGCTCGCCGTCGGGCTGATGCTGGCCCGGATCGGCGGACTGCGGCTCAAGATCGATCTGCACCGGGGACGGCCCCGGGTGGCCTTCGTCGAACGCGCCCCGCGGAAGAAGGAGAAGCAGCTGGCCGCGATGGTGTGAGCGGCGGGCCGGGGCGCGCCGACCGGGGCACGGAGGCCGGCCGCCGCCGTCCCCCGGCCCTGGCTTCCCCGGACCCGGCCCCGGGTGACACTGGTCCCATGAGACTCTTCGCCGCCGTGGTCCCGCCGATGCCGGTGGCCGGTGAGCTCGCCGAGGCCGTGGCCGGGCTCCGGGAGCTGCCGGGTGCCGACCGGCTGCGCTGGACCCGGCGGCACGGCTGGCACTTCACCCTCGCCTTCTACGGCGAGGTGGCCGAGGAACCGCTGCCGGATCTGCACCGGCGCCTCGCCCGCGCCGCGCACCGGCACCGCGCGTACGAGCTGAGCCTGGCCGGAGGCGGCCGCTTCGGGCACCGGGCCCTGTGGGCCGGGGCCACCGGGGACGTCCGGGCGATGGCCCGGCTCGCCGCCACGGCCGTCGCCGCCGGCCGCCGGGCGGGCATCCCGATGAAGGACGAGCACCCGGGCTTCACCCCGCACCTGACGCTGGCCCGCGGCCACGCCCGTGGCCGCCGCCGCGGGCGCGGCGGCCGGGGCGGCGACGGCGACGACGGCGGCCACCGCGGCGACGGTCACGATGCCGGCGGCGGCCGGGACGTGGACCTGCGCCCGTACGTCGAGGCGCTGGCGGACTTCGCGGGCAGCCCCTGGACCGTCTCCGAACTGGCGCTGATCCGCAGCCATCCGCCCGCCCCCGGCCTGCCGGGCGCCCAGCCGCACTACGAGACGGTGGCCCTCTGGCCGCTGGGCCGGGCGGAGACCGGGCCGCGGCCGGACCGGGAGGCCGCACCCGGGGGGCCCGCCGCCGGGCCCCGCACGGCACCGGAGCCCGCCCCCGGCGCCGCGGAAGGGCAGGGCTAACCTCGGGGAATGGACCCCAGGACCAGAACCCTGATCGTCAGCGGCACGCTGGTGCTGATGCTCGTCGTCGTCGCCGTGGCGGCCGTGCTGCGCTGAGCGGGCACGGCCGCCACGGGCGTCACGGCCGCCACACCCGCCGCCGGCCGGCTCCGGCGCGGTCCCGAGACGTCACCAGGCGAACGCCTCCGGCGACGGGCCCGGGCCCGGGAAGATCTCGTCCAGTGAGGCGAGCACCTCGTCCGTGAGCGTCAGTCCGGCGGCCCGCACCGCCGAGGCCAGCTGGTCCGCCGTGCGCGGGCCGACGATCGGGCCGGTCACGCCGGGGCGGGTGAGCAGCCAGGCCAGCGCCACCTCGCCCGGCTCCAGACCGTGCCGGTCGAGCAGGTCCTCGTACCGCTGGATCTGCTCGCGCTGCCGCGGGTCCTTGAGCGCGTCGGCGGCCCGCCCGGAGGCGGCGCGGCGGTTGCCGCCCTCCTGCTCCTTGCGGATCGCGCCGCCGAGCAGCCCGCCGTGGAGCGGCGACCAGGCGATGACCCCGAGGCCGTACTCCCGGGCGGCCGGGACGACCTCCATCTCGGCGCGGCGCTCGCAGAGGTTGTACAGGCACTGTTCGCTGACCAGCCCGAGGCGGCCGTGGCGCGCGGCGGTCTCGTTGGCCTGGGCGATGTTCCAGCCCGCGAAGTTGGACGACCCCACGTAGAGGATCTTGCCCTGCCGGACGAGGACGTCCATCGCCTGCCAGATCTCGTCCCACGGGGTGTCCCGGTCGACGTGGTGGAACTGGTAGAGGTCGATGTGGTCGGTGCCGAGCCGCTTGAGGCTGGCGTCCACGGCCCGGCGGATGTTGAGGGCCGAGAGCTTGTCGTGGTTCGGCCAGGCGGGACCGTCGAGCCCCATGTTGCCGTAGACCTTGGTGGCGAGGACGACCTTGTCGCGGCGGTCGCCGCCCCGGGCGAACCAGCTGCCGAGGATCTCCTCGGTGCGGCCCTTGTTCTCGCCCCAGCCGTAGACGTTGGCGGTGTCGAAGAAGTTGATGCCCGCGTCGAGAGCGGCGTCCATGATCGCGTGGCTCTCGGCCTCGTCGGTGGTGGGGCCGAAGTTCATCGTGCCGAGAACCAGGCGGCTGACCTTGAGTCCGGTGCGTCCGAGTTGCGTGTACTCCATGACCACCAGCCAACGCCTTGGAGTGCGCTCGAAGCAAGGACGGCACTCGGCCCGCCGCGCCCCGTCCGTGTCCCGTCGCGCCTGGTCCGGGCCCGATCCGGGTCCGAACCCGGTCAGTGCGCCGCGAGCCGCGCCTCGTAAGGGGCGCCGAGGCCCCACTCCTCGTACAGCGCGTCCGCGAAGGCCGCCGCCATGCGGTGCTCGCCGCGGGCGCTGGGGTGGGTGCCGTCGTAGGTGTCCCGGTGCAGATCCCAGTCTGCCGGCGGCCCGGCGAGGACGACCGGGGAGCCGGGGCCGTCGAGCCCGGCCACCGCCTCGGCGAGGAGAGCGTTGAAACGCCGCACCTCGGCGCCGAACGCGGGGTCGTCCGCCGCCCGCACGTTGGGCAGCACGGGCATGATCAGCATCCGTACGGACGAGTTGGCCGCCCGCGCCTCCGCGACGAAGCGCCGCACGTTCCCGGCCGTCTGCTCCGCG from the Streptomyces xinghaiensis S187 genome contains:
- a CDS encoding sacsin N-terminal ATP-binding-like domain-containing protein — encoded protein: MVRAAAGGHDPYGTARLRRGVLDAWAASPARFREDANAEEDLALGGYRDRLVVELAQNAADAAARTGVPGRLRLTVHAAEGDSPAVLAAANTGAPLDAAGVESLATLRASAKRDEWREGEGTPSVGRFGVGFAAVLAVSDEPAVISRGGSVRWSLAEARDLAAEAAGGSPGLADELRRRDGHVPLLRLPLPAEGSAPVGYDTAVVLPLRDGAAEDLAERLLAGVDDALLLTLPGLDEIVIEIPGEDARTLTRRQDGPYTVVEDSARGTTRWRTASSGGRLEPALLADRPVEERLRPFWSVTWAVPVDAEGAPARPATASVVHAPTPTEEPLGLPALLVGSFPLEPTRRHTAPGPLTDFLTARAAETYTELLRAWQPLSTGTIDLVPGPLGKGGLDGRLRAEVLRLLPRVPFLAGAGTAVEGAEEPGADGELETFPGFGGGGAGPGARTSAGAPGGADTAATGPSATGTGAEAAGGPRPVRLRPVDAEIVEGAGSETVQVLAELFPGLLPAGLERRPELRSLGVVRVPLGEAVDRLAGVERSPSWWRRLYDSLAGTDPERLSGLPVPLADGRTTIGPRQVLLPLPGEEHGADGGTERAGTERAGTDATTGERRDRAAAPSAATLARLGLKVAHPDAAHPLLEKLGALPASPRAVLTTPQVRAAVAASLDSEDVWDEDTLDAEELAEAVLGLVSEAGIAPDDEPWLGALALPDEEGELAPAGELVFPGSDFEQVIREGELAACDAGLAGRWGAETLAAVGVQSTFALVRATDVVLDPDEFEPRDSDYAEPDDAGLLDSVDVWCEDVLDQLPDSPVPPVATEITAVRDLDLVDDDAWPRALALLARPPLRDALTQPVRVLLPDGTTETVRPYTAWWLRGHPVLDGRRPAGLRAAGGDPLLAGLYEAADATGFEDEQVLRALGVRTSVAALLDEPGGAAELLNRLADPERPVRARQLHGLYNALAVLDPEQVTLPDELRAVVGAAGDVRVVDAADALIADAPDLLPLAEDRPLVPVSPARAADLAELLQVRRLSEAYPAPVADPDAGEVREVPEAVRVLLGPGTPEAYTEYEELFVRAGADGTGGKDTAGLVEVDWRRTPDGVVHAATVEGVAAGLAWAAGQWPRRFEVAALLEDLSRTEELARDRWFD
- a CDS encoding DUF2530 domain-containing protein; translated protein: MGKWTPTREAPEPLEGNVVAVVTGGTVLWFVMFLVQIPFYRWFEGQGLLWWLWTCLAGGGLGLYGIHYVRGREAALRRTAEEDPGGAEPGGSPDSR
- a CDS encoding NCS2 family permease, with the translated sequence MPSPATTPVDQQPPARPANGLDRFFKLSERGTGVSREIRGGLATFFAMAYIVVLNPIILGSGTDKFGHQLDAGQLVTATALIAGLTTILMGLIGNVPIALAAGLGINAVVSLQLAPVMSWPDAMGMVVLAGLVLMILVASGLRQRVLDAIPNGLRRSIAIGIGLFITLIGLVDAGFVTRNPDDAHTTVPLGLGVGGRLEGWPVLVFVLGLALTFVLVIRRTKGAILLSIAAMTVLALIINAVADIPKGAWGLTAPELPDSVVSTPDFGLIGEVSLFGGFSEVGVLTGSLFVFTVLLSGFFDAMGTIIGVSEEAKLTSKDGQVPRMGRILMVDGAAVAAGGFGSASANTCFVESTAGVGEGARTGLANLVTGGLFLLALVFTPLALIVPSQAATPALVVVGFLIMMANIRSIEWDDPTIAAPAFLTMIAMPFTYSITNGIGLGVLAFILLRAATGKFRTVPWLLNVVGLCFLVYFLLSPIEQALGIG
- a CDS encoding HAD-IC family P-type ATPase; translation: MTHRSPTDIGEPEPGTAAPAAPAPPAGTAARTAQVPAPAPTASPPASPAGPASPAGLPGLTAAEVAARIAAGEVNDVPVRSSRSTADIVRANVFTRFNAIIGVLFLIILIVGPIQDGLFGFVIIANTAIGIIQELRAKKTLDNLAVISEARPVVRRDGHSAEVRTGDIVLGDLVEIGPGDKCPVDGEVAEADGLEIDESLLTGEADPVLKRPGDPVMSGSFVVAGTGAFTATKVGREAYAAQLAEEASRFTLVHSELRSGISQILKYITYMLIPAAIGLVVSQLFVQDHDWREAVRRMVGGIVPMVPEGLVLLTSVAFAIGVIRLGRKQCLVQELPAIEGLARVDVVCLDKTGTLTEGGMDVTGIRVLDGSGEERVRHVLGTLGACDPRPNASLQAVGRHCPAPDGWRHTETLPFSSARKYCGAALTDTDGATTTWLLGAPDVLLPAGDPALASVDELNTQGLRVLLLARTGQPLLDPEAGRGAHPVALVVLEQWLRPDARDTLRYFAEQDVAAKVISGDNAVSVGAVAGKLGLPGAETTVDARRLPEDREDMAEVLEKGAVFGRVTPQQKRDMVGALQSRGHTVAMTGDGVNDVLALKDADIGVSMGSGSEATRAVAQIVLLNNSFATLPSVVAEGRRVIGNITRVATLFLTKTVYSVLLAVLVVSSQVPYPFLPRHLTLISSLTIGIPAFFLALAPNKERAQPHFVRRVMRYAVPAGLIAGAATFTSYLLARHHYTGPGALAAETSAATLTLFLIAMSVLAIVARPYTWWRIGLVATMASAFLVVIVTPMLQHFFALRLVGTVMPWTAVGIAAAAAVLMELSWRWVGRRFPA